Below is a genomic region from Ignavibacteria bacterium.
TCCGCAAGACAAACTTCATCGTGAATAACCGGTCCCATTTGATTGTGTCCCGGAATATCTTTGTAACTCAACACCGCGTGAACACCGAAAACTTTTTTTGCTTCGCTTATATCGAATGAACTTATTTTTGCATACGCGTGCGGCGAATACACAACGCGACCAACAAGCAATAACTCATTGACAAGTTTATCATCAATATATTGCGCTTCACCGGAAACGTGAAGTTGCGCGGATTCGTGGGGGAAAAGATTATTCATCGTTTTGCGTTTCTTTATGTTGGTGTAACGGAGTAGTGGAGTTTTGAATGAATAATGTTAAGCTAATTTGATAATAGAATTTTGCATTGAAAAATAATTGCAGAAAAAGATGTGCAAATACGGAATGAAAAACAAAAGAGATTTTCTAGGTGGTTTCCTCTCCAATATTCTTTTCCTATATTTTCAACAGAAATTTTCAATGTAAGAGAAAGAAATAATTTTATGCAAACAGCAAAACAAGAAGTGAACAAACTTCTCAAACGACTTCCTAATGATTGCACGTTGGAAGATATTCAGTATCATCTGTACGTCATACAAAAAATAGAACGCGGGTTAAAGGACGTTGAAGAAGGCCGCGTTTATACGCAAGAACAAGTCGAAAAGAAAATGGCGAAATGGCTCAAAAAATAATTTGGACGCACGAAGCGGCAAACGACCTTGAAGCGATCGCAGAGTTTATTGGAAAAGATTCGTTGTTTTATGCGGCATCATTTGTTCAAAGAATTCTTACCGTGAGTCGCTCGATATTTCCTTTTCCTTTGCGAGGTCGTATAGTTCCAGAATTTTCCACGCCGAATATCAAAGAACTTTTTGTAAAAGAATATCGCCTCATTTATCGAGTTGAAGAAACGAGTGTAACGATTTTAGGAATCATACACGGCAAACGCGACTTGAAAACATTGTGGAAAGACGAGCAAAGACAAAATTAGTTTTTCCATTTTTTAAATTAAGTAAATAAAAAAGCAGTGAAGTTGTTTCACTGCTTTTTGGTTTTAAACTGAATCGGCGAGTTTAGAAATCCAGATTTATGGATTTTTCCACTATCTCTTCTAAGAACAATTCTTTTTGCCTTTGATTATAATATGCCGCTGTTCGCTCTGCTCCCAAAATATTCGAGAGATGAAAAAGTGCAGTAACGGAAATCGAAAGCCCTGTCAACGCATAATTTGAACTATACTTTTTATCGTACTTATACATTGCGAAACTTGTAAATACAAAAGCGGAAACAAACGCAAACGCCTGCACGCCATCAACATAATGCCCGCAATAAAATTGCCCCGCCCCTGGAAATACAGTGGAGAGACCACTGGAAATGAGTGTATTTTTTGCAGGAATATTATTTCCGTTTTCAACAATGTGTATAAATTTTTGGGATAGTAATTTCACCGAATCTAATGCAGTTTTTTTTAAGACATCTTCATACGATAATTTTGCTTTTTCCCATTCTGAAAGTTTACTGTATGCGAATCCCAAAAAGAAAGATGATATTCCGGTCGAATCAATAGAATTTGCTTTTTCTAAATAATAAAGCGATTGAGAAGGAACTTCTTGACCTAAATAACTCAAACCAATGTTGATGTAACACTTATTAATTTGCGCCGGAGAAAGTTGATACGTATTCAGTAGGGAAGAAAAAGTTGTGAGAGACAAATCATATTTCCTGCTTAGCCGATATGCTTTTCCGATTTGCGAGTAAAAATAAATCGCGGAATCTGTGTTCGGAGAAAAGAATGCAAGTTCTTTATAAACAGAGATCGCGCGAAAGTAATCTCGCTCCATCATCAAAGAATGTGCGAAATCGCTTTTGGTTTGGGTGAAAGAAGGATAAGGAATGAGCAATAAAAAGAATAAAGCGTAATAGACTTTATTCTGAAAGAAAGAACGTATCATCAAGTTTTAGAACACCATTTTCTGTTTGAAG
It encodes:
- a CDS encoding xanthine dehydrogenase molybdopterin binding subunit; its protein translation is MNNLFPHESAQLHVSGEAQYIDDKLVNELLLVGRVVYSPHAYAKISSFDISEAKKVFGVHAVLSYKDIPGHNQMGPVIHDEVCLA
- a CDS encoding type II toxin-antitoxin system RelE/ParE family toxin is translated as MAQKIIWTHEAANDLEAIAEFIGKDSLFYAASFVQRILTVSRSIFPFPLRGRIVPEFSTPNIKELFVKEYRLIYRVEETSVTILGIIHGKRDLKTLWKDEQRQN